Genomic DNA from Comamonas resistens:
GGCTCCAGCTCACGCTCCTGCAGCGCCTGTGTGTAGGATTGGCCCACAACCAGGCGCAGACGAGCAAACAAGGCCACCACGTTAATCGCAAAGGCAACGCAGAACGGGAAGCGCCAGCCCCAGCTGAGAAAGTCGTCGGCACTCAGGCTCGAATACAGATAAGCGAACAGCGCTGCGGCAATGATGAAGCCCAGCGGAGCCCCCAACTGCCCGATCATCGAATACCAGCCGCGCTTGTCCTTGGGCGCCGACATGGCCAGCAGCGAAGGCAGACCGTCCCAGGTGCCGCCAAGAGCCAGGCCCTGCCCGACGCGCAGGATCACCAGCGCCCAGACCGCTTTCATGCCGGCGACTTCATAGCTGGGCAAGAAGGTCATGCCCACGGTGCAGACGCCCAGCAGCAACAAGGCCAGAGTGAGCTTGGTGGCTCGCCCCCAGCGGCGCTGCACAGCCATGGATAGCGCCGTACCGACAGGACGGGCCACAAAGGCCAGCGAGAAAATGGTAAACGCCGCCAGCGTGCCATCGAGCTTGGACAGATCGGGAAACAGCAGTGATGGAAACACCAGCACGCAAGCAATGCCGAACACAAAGAAGTCAAAGTACTCGGACGAGCGTCCGATGATCACGCCAACCGCAATCTCACCGGGTGTGACATCCTCATCGGTATCCGCATAGGCCAGCGTTTCCGAGTTGTCATAGTCTTGCTGAGTAAGACCAATGGATGGATTCATGCTACTCATATAGATACAGCTCCTTGTCTTACTTGTCTTGTCTCACGGACACTTCCGTTCTACGCCCAAGCATGTGCAGCTGCAATAGAGTTTTTGCCCTCGGTGCTGTCGGCAACCGCCTGACCTGATGGCTCTCATGGGGTGACTTTTGACATTTACAAGAGCTTTCTCACCCCTCAATGCGCAGACCTCTGACAACGCTAAGCCCTTGTCGCGTAGCGGATTTTGAGAACTGAAGTCTTGACCTTGGACAAAATGTCCAATGGACAAACGCCTATCCCGTATTACATTTGCCGAGATCCAGTAATCCGCGTTTACACCTAAGCGCGACTTTGTCACGCCCAAAGCATGTTAAAAATCAAGGAAATCCGTGGGCCCGCGTGGCTCTCAGCGGCCGCTTTGACCGCAACCCTCGCCGGTTGCAGCAAGGCCGTCGTCCTCAACCCAGCTGGCGATGTCGCCAAGCAGCAAGGCGATCTGGTCATTACGGCCACTTTGCTGATGCTGCTCATCATCGTTCCCGTCATCTTTTTGACGCTGCTGTTTGCCTGGAAATACCGCCAGTCCAACACAGAGGCCAAGTACGACCCCGAATGGCACCACTCCACAGCGCTGGAACTGGTGATCTGGACGGTTCCTCTGCTCATCATCATCGCTTTGGGCGCCATTACCTGGATCAGCACCCACAAGCTCGACCCCTATCGTCCCCTGGACCGTATCTCCGCCACCAAGGCTCTGGACCCCAACGTCAAGCCTCTGGAGATTCAGGTCGTGTCGCTGGACTGGAAGTGGCTGTTCTTCTACCCCGAGCAAGGCATTGCCACCGTCAACGAAGTGGCCGCCCCGGTGGATCGCCCCATTCACTTCAAGCTGACCTCCACCCACACCATGAACGCGTTCTACGTTCCTGATCTGGCCGGCATGATCTACACCATGCCCGGCATGCAGACCGAACTGAACGCCGTGATCAACAAGGCCGGTGTCTATGGCGGCAAGTCTTCGCACTACAGCGGCGCAGGCTTTGCCGGCATGACCTTCAAGTTCCACGGTCTGGAAAACGAGCAGTTCGATCAGTGGATTGCCAAGGCCAAGACCGAAGGCAAGGCCCTGACACGCGATGCCTACCTTGACCTGGCCAAGCCCAGCGAGCGCAACCCCGTTGAACGCTTCGCCAGCGTGGACGAAGGCCTGTACAACAAGGTCCTCAACCGCTGCGTGGAAGACGGCAAGATGTGCATGAGCGAGATGATGGCCATCGACGCCGCCGGCGGCAAAGCCCATCACAAGACCTCCAGCGTGACCCTGCCCCTGGACGTCTGCACATCCAAAGACGCTGACCGCGTTGTAGCCCTGCTCGACGAAGTCGCCTCCTCCGGAGCTGTCGCACAGCAATAAGTAGCTCACGGTGCGGATGCGCTCACCGCTCAGCCGCTCCAATACGACAAAAGAGACTCAACATGTCTGAAACAACAACCCCGGCCGCCCACTGGCTGTTGGGCCGTATCACATGGGACCAGATTCCCATGACGCATGAGCCCATCGTGCTCATGACCTTTATTGCCGTGGTGCTTGGCGGCCTCGTCGTGGTCGGCGGCATCACCAAGTTCCGCCTCTGGGCTCCGCTGTGGAACGACTGGATCACCTCCATCGACCACAAGAAGATCGGCATCATGTACATGATCCTCGGTCTGGTCATGTTCCTGCGCGGCTTTGCCGATGCCGTGATGATGCGTCTGCAGCAGTCCATGGCCTTCGGCGACAACATGGGCTATCTGCCTCCTCACCACTACGACCAGATCTTCACGGCCCACGGCGTGATCATGATCTTCTTCGTGGCGATGCCCTTCGTGACCGGCCTGATGAACTATCTGGTTCCTCTGCAGATCGGCGCACGTGACGTGTCCTTCCCGTTCCTGAACAACTTCAGCTTCTGGATGACCACAGGCGGCGCCGTGCTGGTGATGATCTCCCTGTTCCTGGGTGAGTTCTCCACCTCCGGCTGGCTGGCTCTGTCCAATCTGGGGCACCAGAGCGGCAGCACGGGTCTTGATTACTACATCTGGGGCTTGCAGGTCGCCGGTGTCGGCACGACCTTGTCAGGTATCAACCTGATCGTGACCATCATCAAGATGCGCGCCCCCGGCATGAACCTGATGAAGATGCCCGTCTTCACCTGGACTGCCCTGTGCACCAACGCCCTGATCGTGGCGTCCTTTCCCGTGCTGACCGCAGCCCTGGTGCTGATGTCGCTGGACCGCTACGTCGGCACCAACTTCTTCACGAACGAGCTGGGCGGCAACCCCATGCTGTACGTGAACCTGATCTGGATCTGGGGCCACCCCGAGGTTTACATCCTGATCCTGCCCTGCTTCGGCGTGTACTCCGAAATCGTGGCTACGTTCAGCCGCAAGCGCCTGTTCGGCTACACCTCGATGGTTTACGCCACCGTGTGTATCACCATCCTGTCCTACCTGGTGTGGCTGCACCACTTCTTCACCATGGGCTCGGGTGCCAGCGTGAATACCTTCTTCGGTATCACCACGATGATCATCTCCATCCCCACGGGCGCGAAGATCTTCAACTGGCTGTTCACCATGTACCGCGGCCGCATCCGCTTCACAGTCCCCATGCTGTGGACCATCGGCTTCATGGTCACCTTCGCCATCGGCGGCATGACCGGCGTGCTGCTGGCCGTGCCCCCTGCAGACTTCGTGCTGCACAACTCGCTGTTCCTGATCGCCCACTTCCACAACGTGATCATCGGCGGCGTGGTGTTTGCCGTGTTTGCCGCCATCAACTACTGGTTCCCCAAGGCTTTCGGCTTCAAGCTCAACGAGTTCTGGGGCAAGGCTTCGTTCTGGTTCTGGCTGGTCGGTTTCTGGGTTGCCTTCACTCCCCTGTACATCCTGGGCCTGATGGGCGTGACTCGTCGTGCCAACCACTTTGACGATCCTTCGCTGCAGATCTGGTTCATCATCGCCGCCTGCGGTGCTGCCCTGATCGCTGCCGGTATCGGCTGCTTCTTCATCCAGCTGGCCGTGTCCATCTGGAAGCGCAAGGAACTGCGTGACGTGACCGGCGACCCATGGGAAGGCCGTACCCTGGAGTGGGCCACTTCCTCGCCTCCTCCCCAGTACAACTTTGCCTTCACCCCCGTGGTGCATGACATCGACGCCTGGACCGACATGAAGAAGCACGGCTATCAGCGCAAGCTGTCCGGTTTCGAGCCCATCCACATGCCTGCCAACACTGGCGCCGGCGTGGTGATTGCCGGCCTGTCCACCGTTCTGGGCTTTGCTCTGATCTGGCACATGTGGCCTCTGGCGATCGCTTCGTTCGCTGCGACCATCCTGGCCTCGATCATTCATACCTTCAACTACAAGCGTGACTACTACATCCCTGCGGCCGAAGTGGCCACAACGGAAGAAGCACGTACCAAGCAGCTTGCAGCAGCCCATGTCTAATACACATATCAACGCTGGCGGCTCAGCCGCCCTGGCTCCACGCGAGTACCACCTCGCGCATGAGCCCCATCCGGAAAACGGCACCTCGCTGGGCTTCTGGCTCTACCTGATGAGCGACTGCCTGATCTTTGCCGCACTGTTCGCCACCTACGGCGTGCTGGGCCGCAACTATGCGGCAGGCCCCTCGGGCAAGGATCTGTTCGATCTGTCGCTGGTGGCTGTCAACACGGCCTTCCTGTTGACCTCGTCCATCACCTTCGGCTTTGCCATGCTGCAAAAGCAGAAGAAGAACGTCAACGGCACCCTGCTGTGGCTGGCTGTCACCGGTCTGCTGGGCGCGGCCTTCCTGGCCGTGGAACTCTATGAGTTCCATCACCTGATCGAACACGGCGCAACGCCCCAGAGCAGCGCCTTCCTGTCGTCCTTCTTCACACTGGTCGGTACCCACGGTATCCACGTAACCTTCGGCCTGATCTGGCTGATCACCCTGATGATCCAGATCAAGAAGCACGGCCTGATCAACGAGAACGTGCGCCGTATCAACTGCCTGTCCATGTTCTGGCACTTCTTGGACGTGGTCTGGATCGGCGTGTTCACCTTTGTGTATCTGATGGGGGTGCTGTAAATGAGCGCACACGATATCCACGCCGGTCACGACGATCATCACGATCACGACGATCTGCACGTCACCATGGGTGACTATGTGAAGGGCTTCATTCTGGCGGTCATCCTGACTGCCATCCCCTTCTACCTGGTCATGAACAACGTCATCACCGACCGCAGCACGGCTGTGGCCGTGCTGGGCCTGTTCGCGGTGGTTCAGGTGCTGGTGCACATGGTGTACTTCCTGCACATGAACGGCAAGATCCAGGGTGGCTGGACCATGCTGTCCACCATCTTCACGGTGATCTTCCTGGCGATTGCGATTGCCGGCACCTTGTGGGTCATGTTCCACATGAACACCAATATGATGCCCGGCCATGAAATGCACCAGGCTGCAGGCCATGCCGATCATGCCGGCCACACGGCTCCAGCCGCCGTCACACCTTGACTGACGACATGAAGAACCAGAGCGCTGCGCAGCAGCGCTCTCCCTTCGCCAAGGCGATGCTCGCGTTTGTGGGCATCGCCTTGTTTTTAGGGTTCATGGCACTGGGCACCTGGCAGGTGCAACGCCGCGCCTGGAAACTCGATCTGATCGAGCGCGTGGACCAGCGTGTGCATGCCGCTCCCGTAGCCGCGCCGAACTCCGCGCAATGGCCGCATATCAATGCAGCCAGCTACGAATACCTGCCCGTCACCGCGCAAGGCATCTGGCTGGACAAGCAAACGGTGCTGAGCAAGGCCTTGACCGAAGCCGGTGCCGGTTTCTGGGTCATGACCCCGTTGCAGCAGCCCGATGGCTCGCAGATTCTGGTCAACCGCGGCTTCACGCCCGAGAAGATGCGCGCCGAGTGGCTCAAGCAGATTGCAGAGGCTGGCCCATCGGGTGAAACCGTCACGGTCATCGGCCTGATGCGCATGAGCGAACCCGGCGGAGGCTTTTTGCGCAAGAACGACGGCAGCACCGGCCAATGGTTTTCACGCGATGTGACAGCCATGACCGAGTCCATGGGTTTGAAGCATCCCGCCCCCTACTTCATTGACCAGGGCGTGCCGGCAGGCAATCCTGCCTACACCCCGCCAGACGCGAATGCCGATGTTCTGCGCCCCGGAATGACGGTCATCCAGTTCTCCAACAGCCATCTGGTCTATGCTCTTACCTGGTACGGGCTGGCAGCGATGGTTGTAGGCGCCGCATGGCTGGTACGCAGACACCACAGAGCCGTGGCACCAGGCTGAAGCCATACACAACCGCCCCAAGCGCCCATCAAGGGCGCTTTTTCATGCCTGCAGTAAAGCCCACTGCGTGCAGTTGCTGTCCCGGCAGGCCTCCTATTGCCTTGGGATGGCCCGGCGGCAATAAATGCCAGCTCGCTCACATACACCAGAACGGCATAGCCCCAAGTCCTGCGGCAGTTGCCAGCTCAAGGACAATGGCGCGGTGAGCAAAAATTCCGATTCCCTATTCCGCGTACAGCGCCTGACCGAGCGGCAGAACATGCAGCTGCTGATTCAGCTGCGCTGGATCGCTGTCGTGGGTCAGGTCATCACGATCTCGCTGGTGCACTATGGTTTTCATATCACCCTGCCCTTGCTGCCCATGGCTTTGGTGCTGGTGGCGCTGGTAGCCACCAATCTTGCCTATATCTACTGGAGCCAGGGCCTGCACCGGGCCGTGACCTCGCGCAGCGTCTTCTACGCCTTGCTGGCCGATGTGCTGGCCCTAACCATACAGCTGTATCTGAGCGGCGGCGCCAGCAACCCCTTTATCTATCTGTATCTGCTGCAAGGCATTCTCAGCGCCGTGCTGCTCAGGCCCCACTACACCTGGTGCGTGGTGGCCGCTTCGTTCGTCGGCGTAATCGGCCTGACCCTGTTTCACCAGCCGCTGCATGTGCAGTTCGAAAGTCAGGAAGGCCTGCCCAGCCTCTATGTAGTGGGCGTGCTGATCAGCTTCGGCCTGACCAGCATTCTGACCATCGTCTTCCTGACCCGCATCGTGGACAATCTGCGCCGCCGCGACACCCGCATCTCCGACATGCGCCAGAGGGCCAGCGAAGAAGAGCACATCGTGCGCCTGGGCCTGCTGGCCACGGGCGCCGCCCATGAGCTGGGGACGCCCATGGCCACCATGTCGGTGATTCTGGGCGACTGGCAGCACATGCCGGCCCTCATGCAGGACGAAGACCTGCGCGAAGACCTGCAGGAGATGCAGCGCCAGTTGCTGCGTTGCAAGTCCATCGTCTCGGGCGTGCTGCTGTCGGCCGGCGAGACGCGCGCCGAGGGCACGGAGAGCACCACGTTCGTGAGCTTTGTGCAGGGCATAGTCAGCCACTGGCAAAGCCATAACAGCCTCGCTCACTTCGCGCTCCACGACCGGGGCGTGGCGGACTTCGCCATGCTCTCAGATACTGCGTTGCAGCAAATGATTTGTAATTTGCTGGACAATGCGCTCGAAGCTTCTCCAGGCTGGGTGGAACTGAGCATGGACAGCGACGGCCAGCAAGTGCTGCTGCAAGTGCGCGACCATGGCCCCGGCTTTGATGCAGCCGTGCTGCAGCAGCTGGGACAATGTCATGTCTCCACCAAGCAGGAGCGGCCTGGCCGTGGCCTGGGGCTGTTTCTTGTCATGAATGTGGCGCGTGCACTGGGCGGTCGCGTTCAGGCCCGCAACCTTCCCGCCAACGAAGGCGGCGGAGCCCTGGTGGAAGTGCGGCTGCCCCAGTCTGCCATGGCGATTTGAAGCGTTTGTTTGCATGCAAGAAGACCGATTACTGCTGCTGGTCGAGGACGATGCAGCTTTTGCCCGAACCCTCAAGCGTTCCTTTGAGCGCCGGGGCTACCGCGTGCTGCATGCCGTCAGCGGCGAAGACGTGCACTCTCTGCTGCTGCACCATCAACCCCAGTACGCAGTGATGGACCTCAAGCTGGCGGGCAATGCCTCGGGCCTGAACTGCGTGCAGATGCTGCACCAGCACAACCCCGAAGCCCTGATCGTCGTGCTCACCGGCTATGCCAGCATTGCCACGGCCGTCGAGGCCGTCAAACTGGGCGCCTGCCACTACCTGGCCAAGCCTTCCAACACCGACGATATCGAGGCCGCCTTCGGGCGCATCGAAGGCCGCACCGATGTGGAAGTCAGCAACCAGACCACCTCCATCAAGACGCTGGAGTGGGAACATATCCACGAGACCCTGGCCGAGACCGGTTTCAATATCTCCGAGGCCGCACGTCGCCTGGGCATGCACCGCCGCACACTGGCACGCAAGCTGGAAAAGCGTCAGGTCAAATAAGCGGCTTAAGCGAGCATTTTTTGATAGCTGACAACGCCTGATCTGCATGACTTTCAGGCACGATTCCATCTGAAACATAGATACAACCAGCGCCAGCCGCTCTTCCAACAAGAGCAGGCATGAAAAAAGCCGACAGCTTCAAGACTGTCGGCTTTGGCTTTTTTGCGCAGCGGCTTATTCGGCAACCACGTTTTCGGGCTCGGGCTTGGGCTGATCCTTGGGCAGCTCGGTGATCTCAAGCTTGACATCACCCTTGCCGTCATTCGCAGCTTCGTCCCACTCCACTTCCAGCCGGCCGCCATTGACCAGACGCCCGAACAGCAGTTCATCGGCCAGCGAGCGGCGGATCGTGTCTTGGATCAGGCGCTGCATGGGGCGTGCACCCATGAGCGGATCAAAGCCCTTCTTGGCCAGATGCTTGCGCAGACCGTCGGTAAAGGTGACATCCACCTTCTTCTCGGCCAGCTGCTGCTCCAACTGCAGCAGGAACTTGTCGACCACGCGCAGGATGATCTGCTCATCGAGCGGCTTGAAGCTGACGATGGCATCCAGACGGTTGCGGAACTCGGGCGTGAACAGGCGCTTGATATCGCCCATTTCGTCACCGGCTTCACGGGGATTCGTGAAACCGATGGTCGCCTTGTTCATGGTCTCGGCGCCCGCATTGGTGGTCATGATGATGATCACGTTGCGGAAGTCGGCCTTGCGCCCGTTGTTGTCGGTCAGCGTACCGTGGTCCATGACCTGCAGCAGCACGTTGAAGATGTCCGGATGCGCCTTCTCGATTTCATCGAGCAGCAGCACCGAATGCGGCTTCTTGGTGACGGCCTCGGTCAGCAGACCGCCCTGGTCAAAGCCCACATAGCCGGGAGGCGCACCAATCAGGCGCGACACCGCATGACGCTCCATGTACTCGGACATGTCGAAGCGGATCAGGTCCACACCCAGAATGTAGGCCAGCTGCTTGGCGGCTTCCGTCTTGCCCACCCCCGTGGGGCCGGAGAACAGGAAGGAGCCAATCGGCTTGTCCGGCTTGCCCAGACCCGAACGCGACATCTTCACGGCGGACGACAGCACCTCCAGCGCCTTGTCCTGGCCGAACACCACGCTCTTCAAGTCACGCTCCAGCGTCTGCAGCTTGCTGCGGTCGTCGTTGCTGACATTGGCCGGCGGAATGCGGGCGATTTTTGCAACGATGGCCTCGATCTCGGCCTTGCCGATGGTTTCCTTGCGCTTGCCTTCGGGGGCAATGCGCTGGGCGGCACCAGCCTCGTCGATCACGTCAATCGCCTTGTCAGGCAGGTGACGGTCGTTGATGTACTTGGCCGACAGCTCAGCCGCAGCCTGCAAAGCCTCCTGCTCATACTTGATGGCATGGTGCTCTTCAAAGCGCGACTTCAGGCCCTTGAGGATGTCCACGGTTTCTGCCACGGTAGGCTCGACCACATCCACCTTCTGGAAACGGCGCGACAGGGCCGCGTCTTTTTCGAAGATGCCACGGTATTCCGTGAAGGTGGTCGCGCCTATGCAGCGCAGCTGGCCGCTGGACAGCGCGGGCTTGAGCAGGTTGGACGCATCGAGCGTGCCGCCCGAGGCTGCACCGGCACCAATCAGCGTGTGGATTTCGTCGATGAACAAAATCGCGTGCGGCTTGTCCTTGAGCGACTTGAGGACGCCCTTGAGGCGCTGCTCGAAATCGCCACGGTACTTGGTGCCAGCCAGCAACGCACCCATGTCCAGCGAGTAGACCACGCCATCCTTGAGCACCTCGGGCACCGTGCCTTCGGTGATGCGCCAAGCCAAGCCCTCGGCAATCGCCGTCTTGCCCACGCCGGCCTCACCCACCAACAGCGGGTTGTTCTTGCGGCGGCGGCAGAGGATCTGGATCGTGCGCTCAACCTCGTATTCGCGCCCGATCAGCGGATCGATCTTGCCGTCCTTGGCAGCCTGGTTCAGGTTCAGGGTGAACTGCTCCAGCGGCGACGCCTTTTCATTGCCGCGTTCGCCACCGGCCCCCTCCTCGGACTCGGCGGGATTCTCGGCCTTGGCAGGCTCCGGGGGTTCACCCTTTTTGATGCCATGGGCGATGAAATTGACCACATCCAGACGCGTCACGCCCTGCTGGTGCAGGTAATACACGGCATGTGAATCCTTTTCACCGAAGATGGCCACGAGCACATTGGCGCCCGTCACCTCCTTCTTGCCACTGCCTGTGGACTGCACATGCATGATGGCGCGCTGGATCACACGCTGGAATCCCAGCGTGGGCTGCGTATCCACCTCTTCGGTGCCATCCACCTGCGGCGTGTTGTCCTTGATGAAGTTGGACAGCGATGCACGCAGATCGTCGATATTGGCCGCGCATGCGCGCAGCACTTCGGCTGCACTGGGATTGTCCAGCAGGGCGAGCAGCAGATGTTCCACGGTGATGAACTCGTGGCGCTGCTGACGGGCCTCGACAAAAGCCATGTGCAAGCTGACTTCCAGTTCTTGAGCGATCATGTGCGACTCCTTTCGGCTTGCTTGGTAATACTCACTGCTAACTAATCTTGGGGCGACTGCCGCTTATTCAACAGGCTCGAATGTCGCCTGCAACGGATGACCGGCTTTCTGGGCCGCCTGCAGCACCTGCTCTACCTTGGTGGCAGCCACGTCCTGCGAATAAACGCCGCAGACACCACGGCCATCGAGATGGATCTTGAGCATGATCTGGGTCGCGGATTCCCGGTCCTTGCCGAAGAATTCCTGCAACACCACGATGACGAACTCCATGGGCGTGAAGTCGTCGTTGAGCATGACGACCTGATACATGCGCGGCGGCTGCAAGCGCTGCCGGCGACGCTCCAGCACCAGGGAGCCACCATCGTCAGGCGTGTTTCTGACCGCTGGTGAGACCGGGGGGATTGACGGAAGTTGGGTTGCCATGAAATCCATTCTAGCGAGCCATAGCGCTGTTTTTGCGCTGGCATATGCAGAGCATTGTTAGGGATTTCAAGGTCGCTTGTGCGGAATCAAGGACTTAGACCAAAAACCACGGTCAAACCCTTATGAACAAAGCGCCTACCGCTATGAAATTAAGTAGCAAGAGCTTTGTGGATTTGCGCAGCATTGCCCGGCGTTGCAGATGAGGGCCGCCAATTGCCGATACCTGCGAACGCCAGGGAACTTTCCAGGCCGGCTAACGACCACAGATCAATCGTAAACAACCTTGACCTGGCCCGTGCCCACCGAGCCATACCAGGCAGCCAGAGCTGCATCACTGGGGTAGAAGCGACTGCTCTCGCCCAGCGCCAGCTCGCAACTGGCCGAGCCGCGCTCATCGCGGCATATCAGATCCAGGCGCACCTTCACGCCATGGTGGATATTGCCGTTTTCGGTCTCTTCGACCTTGGCCGGGAACTGGCACAGCAGCGCCGGCACATCGGGCATGTGCTCGCCGACACTGACCTGCAGATAGCGGGCAAAACGGCAGCGTGCATCGGCCAGGCTCCACATCTGCTGCACCTTCATGCGCAGGCCACCGCTGAAACGGTCGAGCTGCAGGCGGCCCGAAACCACGACAAACTCGTCCTCCTTGAGCACTTCGGCGCAGGCGGCCATGGCTTTTTCGTCAATCGAGGCTTCAATCGTGGCCGATTTGTCGTCCAGCGCAAAAATGCTGAGCTTGCCACGTTGCCCGTTGATGGTGCGCAGGCCGCTGATGATGCCGGCCATGACCTGGGGTTCGCGGCTGTCGCGCATCTCGGCTATGGGTGTGCGCACAAAGCGACGCACCTCCGCCTCGACCTCATCGAACAGATGGCCGGTCAGGTAAAAACCGATGGCTGTTTTTTCCAGCATCAGCTTTTCCTTCACCCCCCAGGGCAGCACGTCGGCCATGGGCGGCTCTGCCGTGCTGGAACCCAGCGCGTCGTCGCCCATCATGTCGAACAGCCCCCCCTGATCCGCATTGGCAATCGAGGTGGCGGCAAAGCCGAAGGCCGTATCCAGCGTGGCCAGCAACGAGGCGCGGTTCATGTCGATGCTGTCGAAGGCACCGCCCTTGATCAGCGCCTCTACCGTGCGCTTGTTAAGCTTGCTGCGGTCCACGCGCAGGCAGAAGTCGAACAGGCTCTTGAACGGACCTGTTTCATGACCGTTGGGGCCC
This window encodes:
- a CDS encoding MFS transporter, whose translation is MSSMNPSIGLTQQDYDNSETLAYADTDEDVTPGEIAVGVIIGRSSEYFDFFVFGIACVLVFPSLLFPDLSKLDGTLAAFTIFSLAFVARPVGTALSMAVQRRWGRATKLTLALLLLGVCTVGMTFLPSYEVAGMKAVWALVILRVGQGLALGGTWDGLPSLLAMSAPKDKRGWYSMIGQLGAPLGFIIAAALFAYLYSSLSADDFLSWGWRFPFCVAFAINVVALFARLRLVVGQSYTQALQERELEPVSVTRLMASEGRNVMIGAFAALASFALFHLVTVFPLSWISMYSNQSVTDVLVVQIIGALLAGMAIMLSGWLADRVGRRNTLGTMACLIGIFSFLAPWLLGSGTVGNNVFIIVGFILLGLSYGQASGTVTSNFSPHFRYTGAALSTDMAWLIGAAFAPLVALGVSAKFGLVALGIYLLSGALCTLAALGINRAIEARDQ
- the cyoA gene encoding ubiquinol oxidase subunit II, whose translation is MLKIKEIRGPAWLSAAALTATLAGCSKAVVLNPAGDVAKQQGDLVITATLLMLLIIVPVIFLTLLFAWKYRQSNTEAKYDPEWHHSTALELVIWTVPLLIIIALGAITWISTHKLDPYRPLDRISATKALDPNVKPLEIQVVSLDWKWLFFYPEQGIATVNEVAAPVDRPIHFKLTSTHTMNAFYVPDLAGMIYTMPGMQTELNAVINKAGVYGGKSSHYSGAGFAGMTFKFHGLENEQFDQWIAKAKTEGKALTRDAYLDLAKPSERNPVERFASVDEGLYNKVLNRCVEDGKMCMSEMMAIDAAGGKAHHKTSSVTLPLDVCTSKDADRVVALLDEVASSGAVAQQ
- the cyoB gene encoding cytochrome o ubiquinol oxidase subunit I; its protein translation is MSETTTPAAHWLLGRITWDQIPMTHEPIVLMTFIAVVLGGLVVVGGITKFRLWAPLWNDWITSIDHKKIGIMYMILGLVMFLRGFADAVMMRLQQSMAFGDNMGYLPPHHYDQIFTAHGVIMIFFVAMPFVTGLMNYLVPLQIGARDVSFPFLNNFSFWMTTGGAVLVMISLFLGEFSTSGWLALSNLGHQSGSTGLDYYIWGLQVAGVGTTLSGINLIVTIIKMRAPGMNLMKMPVFTWTALCTNALIVASFPVLTAALVLMSLDRYVGTNFFTNELGGNPMLYVNLIWIWGHPEVYILILPCFGVYSEIVATFSRKRLFGYTSMVYATVCITILSYLVWLHHFFTMGSGASVNTFFGITTMIISIPTGAKIFNWLFTMYRGRIRFTVPMLWTIGFMVTFAIGGMTGVLLAVPPADFVLHNSLFLIAHFHNVIIGGVVFAVFAAINYWFPKAFGFKLNEFWGKASFWFWLVGFWVAFTPLYILGLMGVTRRANHFDDPSLQIWFIIAACGAALIAAGIGCFFIQLAVSIWKRKELRDVTGDPWEGRTLEWATSSPPPQYNFAFTPVVHDIDAWTDMKKHGYQRKLSGFEPIHMPANTGAGVVIAGLSTVLGFALIWHMWPLAIASFAATILASIIHTFNYKRDYYIPAAEVATTEEARTKQLAAAHV
- the cyoC gene encoding cytochrome o ubiquinol oxidase subunit III; translation: MSNTHINAGGSAALAPREYHLAHEPHPENGTSLGFWLYLMSDCLIFAALFATYGVLGRNYAAGPSGKDLFDLSLVAVNTAFLLTSSITFGFAMLQKQKKNVNGTLLWLAVTGLLGAAFLAVELYEFHHLIEHGATPQSSAFLSSFFTLVGTHGIHVTFGLIWLITLMIQIKKHGLINENVRRINCLSMFWHFLDVVWIGVFTFVYLMGVL
- the cyoD gene encoding cytochrome o ubiquinol oxidase subunit IV, giving the protein MSAHDIHAGHDDHHDHDDLHVTMGDYVKGFILAVILTAIPFYLVMNNVITDRSTAVAVLGLFAVVQVLVHMVYFLHMNGKIQGGWTMLSTIFTVIFLAIAIAGTLWVMFHMNTNMMPGHEMHQAAGHADHAGHTAPAAVTP
- a CDS encoding SURF1 family protein, translating into MKNQSAAQQRSPFAKAMLAFVGIALFLGFMALGTWQVQRRAWKLDLIERVDQRVHAAPVAAPNSAQWPHINAASYEYLPVTAQGIWLDKQTVLSKALTEAGAGFWVMTPLQQPDGSQILVNRGFTPEKMRAEWLKQIAEAGPSGETVTVIGLMRMSEPGGGFLRKNDGSTGQWFSRDVTAMTESMGLKHPAPYFIDQGVPAGNPAYTPPDANADVLRPGMTVIQFSNSHLVYALTWYGLAAMVVGAAWLVRRHHRAVAPG
- a CDS encoding ATP-binding protein, which gives rise to MSKNSDSLFRVQRLTERQNMQLLIQLRWIAVVGQVITISLVHYGFHITLPLLPMALVLVALVATNLAYIYWSQGLHRAVTSRSVFYALLADVLALTIQLYLSGGASNPFIYLYLLQGILSAVLLRPHYTWCVVAASFVGVIGLTLFHQPLHVQFESQEGLPSLYVVGVLISFGLTSILTIVFLTRIVDNLRRRDTRISDMRQRASEEEHIVRLGLLATGAAHELGTPMATMSVILGDWQHMPALMQDEDLREDLQEMQRQLLRCKSIVSGVLLSAGETRAEGTESTTFVSFVQGIVSHWQSHNSLAHFALHDRGVADFAMLSDTALQQMICNLLDNALEASPGWVELSMDSDGQQVLLQVRDHGPGFDAAVLQQLGQCHVSTKQERPGRGLGLFLVMNVARALGGRVQARNLPANEGGGALVEVRLPQSAMAI
- a CDS encoding response regulator transcription factor — its product is MQEDRLLLLVEDDAAFARTLKRSFERRGYRVLHAVSGEDVHSLLLHHQPQYAVMDLKLAGNASGLNCVQMLHQHNPEALIVVLTGYASIATAVEAVKLGACHYLAKPSNTDDIEAAFGRIEGRTDVEVSNQTTSIKTLEWEHIHETLAETGFNISEAARRLGMHRRTLARKLEKRQVK